In Dendropsophus ebraccatus isolate aDenEbr1 chromosome 14, aDenEbr1.pat, whole genome shotgun sequence, the following proteins share a genomic window:
- the LOC138771832 gene encoding protein kinase C delta type-like, with protein sequence MSAGPSHSANMEDEEIVVRRKRKKTGGRILDSSDDEKTSLKSQGRKKRRETLASEKTPRCPLDSSDDEMKTSVKGQRRKKSSEKSNDGEAKQMKKEVVAGKRKAKKRHIVDSAVEKKPPINIHMEEDMAGRRRAKKRNILDSAVEEKKPPIKIQKKEEKKEDQAASGGPSSVQPTGNDSTISNTILQRLRFHHVLGEGNYGMVMLAQDTVTSQQFAVKIIKKRVLLDDIEEADVMVERRVLQLASGSPFLVHADFAFQTKLFVLFGLEYMSCGDFDQLLRSEGPLKISSARFYAAELVCGIQYLHSRGVIHRDLKPENILVAETGHIKITDFGLALENIFADRKATQYAGTAGYMAPEMLARKGYGAGADWYSFGVIMKKMITGGRDYHPTPIDDTSSGAEDFITQLLQQDPAQRLGANRNTREHQFFQPIDWVKVEALEMTPPRIPSKPSKPQQTEKFHLKTMEVKEARTCRLTSEEQAVFRGFSFVTSKTFGQL encoded by the exons ATGTCTGCTGGACCGAGCCACAGCGCAAACATGGAGGACGAGGAGATTGttgtgaggaggaagaggaagaagacaggAGGGCGCATCTTGGACTCATCGGACGATGAGAAGACTTCGTTGAAGAGCCAAGGTAGGAAGAAGAGACGGGAAACCTTGGCCTCTGAGAAGACACCAAGATGCCCTCTGGACTCATCGGACGATGAGATGAAGACTTCAGTGAAGggccagaggaggaagaagagctcTGAGAAGTCCAACGATGGAGAGGCCAAACAGATGAAGAAAGAAGTCGTGGCTGGCAAGAGGAAGGCCAAGAAGAGACACATTGTGGATTCTGCAGTGGAAAAGAAGCCACCAATCAACATCCACATGGAAGAAGATAtggcggggaggaggagagccAAGAAGAGGAacatcctggattctgcagtggaagagaagaagccaccaatcaagatccagaagaaagaagaaaagaaagaagaccaggCAGCCTCAG GAGGACCCAGCAGTGTCCAACCAACTGGCAATGACAGCACCATCTCTAACACCATCCTACAGAGATTACGATTCCATCATGTGCTCGGCGAGGGAAACTACGGAATGGTCATGTTGGCACAAGACACCGTCACCAGCCAACAGTTCGCTGTCAAGATCATCAAGAAGCGAGTCCTGCTAGACGACATCGAGGAGGCGGATGTGATGGTGGAGCGCCGAGTCTTACAGCTGGCATCTGGGAGCCCCTTCCTAGTCCACGCAGACTTTGCATTCCAGACCAAGTTGTTTGTTCTATTTGGGCTGGAATACATGAGCTGCGGGGACTTTGACCAACTTTTGCGATCGGAGGGGCCGCTGAAGATCTCCAGTGCAAGATTCTACGCCGCTGAGCTCGTGTGTGGCATCCAATATCTCCACTCAAGAGGCGTCATCCACCGAGACCTCAAGCCCGAGAACATCCTGGTGGCTGAAACAGGGCACATCAAGATCACAGATTTCGGTCTCGCTCTGGAAAACATCTTCGCAGACCGAAAAGCCACCCAATACGCTGGGACCGCAGGCTACATGGCTCCCGAG ATGCTGGCAAGGAAAGGATATGGCGCCGGAGCAGACTGGTATTCATTTGGTGTCATCATGAAGAAAATGATTACCGGAGGGCGTGACTACCATCCAACCCCCATCGATGACACCAGCTCCGGCGCCGAAGACTTCATCACACAG CTCCTCCAGCAAGATCCTGCACAGCGCTTGGGAGCCAACCGAAACACCAGAGAACATCAATTTTTCCAGCCTATTGATTGGGTCAAGGTGGAAGCCCTCGAGATGACCCCACCACGCATCCCATCGAAACCATCTAAGCCTCAGCAGACCGAAAAGTTCCATCTGAAGACCATGGAGGTAAAAGAGGCCAGGACGTGTCGTCTGACATCGGAGGAACAGGCCGTATTCCGGGGGTTTTCGTTTGTCACCTCGAAGACCTTTGGCCAGCTCTAA